The genomic stretch TGTGGGTGTGTCTCACAATAATTGTGTAAAGAGATAAGAGTGAGTATTTATacgaaaaatgttatttgtacagaATCTTTTGTACAAAATGCTTATAGGGATGATATATCGTGATATTTTAATCCCTATTCAtcctcttctccctctcccccctTCCCTCGCCGCTGCAACCTCACTTGACGCCGTTCTTCGCCTCCGCCTGGCCTTACCTCGCCACCGCCTTGCCTCGCCACTGCAACCTCCGTCGCCTCATCGTGTTGCCTTGACCGCCTTGCCGCCTCGCGGTTGCCGCCGCGCCTTGCCTCGTCACTGCCTCTGCCGCTGTCGCTGGGGCCGACGGTGTgagagggagagcgagagagaggtagagggagagagagatgctaCATTTGGGTCATTAATTGCAGGGACAAAATAGATATTTTGATTGTCTTATAAATCCTTCTGTAACATTTGTtctatacaaatagcatgactCGTAATTATACTCTTTTCTCTCACTTGAATTTGGATTCTAAAGGGTACTTAGATTTTGTGAGTGGGCGAACGCCATGGGCCTCGCGCGTTGCCGCCACAGACCATTTGTACGGACAAGTTGGGTCgagatatatatttaaatcgACGTTTAATGTCGGCTTGATTGCGGAGTCTTTTTAGTACCGTTGACCCAATTATAAAAGACTGGTTGGGCCTTGACTTTTTGATCATCGCACGGTTTCAGTGTCTTCGTTTACCTTGGAGTCTTATAGACACAGAGAACGAATACCTTCCAGATTGAGGTCACCGTTCATCGGAGCAAGACCATTGTATTCtgctagagatggcaaaatgggcttggcccGACGGGCTGGCCCGTTGGGGCCCAGCTTGgcaccgggctagggccagcattttgctggcccatttaaggccgggccgatttggcctggcccgcttggcccggTGGGTcaaatggtggcgggccgggctgGCTCGCTTGGCCCGCTAATCGACCACACAACCCCCCCCAAAcagccctcgccctcgccctcaccctcgtctcgccctcgccctctgtctcgccctcgctcgtCGGTCACCGCCCTCGCTCACCTGTCGCcaccctcgctcgccctctgtctcgccctcgccctcgccttcaccctcgtctcgccctcacctcgccctctgtctcgccctcgcccgcgcccctcacCGTAGCCCTCATCTCGCCGCCCTCGCTCGTCCTCGCTCGCTCtttgtctcgccctcgccctctgtcgccctcgccctcaccctcgtctcgccctcgccctctgtctcgccctcgcccgcgcccctcgctcgccctctgtcgcccgcgcccctcgctcttaGTCTTTGGGCGGGCTGGGCTGGCCCGTTTGGCCTGTTTGGCCCGCGGGCCCGtgtagggccgggctagggccagcaatctgctggctcgtttttaagcgggccgatttggcccggcccgtttgccatctctataTCTTGCATTCATAATCGCCGGAGCTAGCCAGTGACCAGAGCATGACGTAACTGTCTTCAAGACAGCATGCCTCAATCGTCGGTTGCTCATTGCTTCTCGCCGTGGTTCTGTTCCGCTGCTGTTTCCATCGAACCAGTGTTCTCCGGTTGCTGCCTGCCTCATCGGAATCTGGGTTTGCACTCCTTGCTGTTGTGCTTGCTTACGGTTATTCTTgtggtatatatatatcgtTGCTGTGCCACTGTTATAGCTGTTGGTAGTGTTGGGGTTTTGATATAACCAGTGTGATACTTGTGTATGAATTTGCGTTACTGCTTCAACAACAACTAGTACTAACAAATTAAACAGTTACGGAAAGGGTAATTAagctaaaaatataatttcaatatCCATGCTATAGCTGTTGTTAGTGTGTACAGAAGAGAAGAGGATATCgaatttctcataataatatttCCTTAATTTGATCTAAAAGTGATCGAGTAAATTAAGGTTGATCCCACAATAATATTGTCAAAGCATGCATGACAGGGAAGTACAAACAAACGCACATGTTCTTCCATCTCGGTCTTCACAGTCACAACAGAACAGACTCACTTCACTGCATCCCCAAATTATTATTGGGGCCCATGCTTCTTCCCAAGGTCCGATCAGAACTGCTGGAACATTCCAACAGCCGCCTCAACACCAGCGGCGACGGCGTGTTGTCCGTCCGGCAGACGGGGCACGTGAAGTGCGAGTACAGCCACATGTCAATGCAATCGGCGTGGAACGAGTGCCCGCACTCCGGCAGCGTCCGAATCTCCTCGCCGTCCTCGAACTCGCAGAGGCAGACGGCGCAAGTATTGTCGCGCCCGCCGCCGCAATCGTCGCTCTTCCGGTACTTGTGGGCTGGGATGAGCTCGGCCACGGAGGCGTCGAGGCTGCTGCTCGGCGGGTCCTGC from Diospyros lotus cultivar Yz01 chromosome 9, ASM1463336v1, whole genome shotgun sequence encodes the following:
- the LOC127810259 gene encoding RING-H2 finger protein ATL1-like, which encodes MAKDADNSSSYTNHLTILIIAVSAAALVVLIYHFTIVCCKGRIRRRPPPAPPQRQQDPPSSSLDASVAELIPAHKYRKSDDCGGGRDNTCAVCLCEFEDGEEIRTLPECGHSFHADCIDMWLYSHFTCPVCRTDNTPSPLVLRRLLECSSSSDRTLGRSMGPNNNLGMQ